The Panicum hallii strain FIL2 chromosome 9, PHallii_v3.1, whole genome shotgun sequence genome has a window encoding:
- the LOC112875023 gene encoding trihelix transcription factor GTL1-like isoform X1 encodes MQQQHGGGGGGGGGGGGGGGGGPAQQFGAQQVEMPPPFSPAGGAGQRISLAEAPSPISSRPPAPAQQYDELGASSAGAGGFDAEGLAAAAAGEEGASGGSAGNRWPRQETLELLKIRSEMDAAFRDATLKGPLWEQVSRKLAEKGYTRSAKKCKEKFENVHKYYKRTKESRAGRNDGKTYRFFSQLEALHGTAGAGGPAPVASLVPPATSVGVSGAAGPSAVRVPAEPPPAVAAGAGMPTMAFGNQMSFSTSNTEEYSDEEDSDDEGTQELGGGADERGKRKRVSEGGGAASGGRSGKMMRFFEGLMKQVMERQEAMQQRFLEAIEKREQDRMIREEAWRRQEMTRLAREQEILAQERAMAASRDAAVLSFIQKITGQTIPMPSIAAPTINAMPPPPHPKPPPPQPHPTAIASVSPAAPPPAQQPPASQPPPAQQPQQQRSPIPATPQQSTDIVMTPAETPHADTPGYDGSGGGPTSSRWPKAEVHALIQLRSNLDTRYQEAGPKGPLWEEISAGMRRMGYNRNAKRCKEKWENINKYFKKVKESNKKRPEDSKTCPYFHQLDALYRNKAALSSSGAGGGGPAVHASAPSTQPQETVTVTAAAPISQTPPPPPPPTLPSQSSQHAAKNGGSSNAAGSGNGNGGGVSNRGASGGGSGGTQAQASNGSVAASRFFGEGGAGAGGSASAAKKPEDIMKEMMEQRQPQPQAAVSGYNRIDGADSDNMDEDEDDYDDDDDDDDVDGNKMQFEIQFQRQHQPPPQHQHQNVVRPNSGAGASNPPGTNAPSTAAAATTTAGSFLGMVQ; translated from the exons ATGCAACAGCAGCacgggggagggggagggggaggaggaggaggaggaggaggcggcggcggaggtccggcacAGCAGTTCGGCGCACAGCAGGTGGAGATGCCTCCGCCATTCTCGCcagccggcggcgccgggcagCGGATCTCGCTGGCCGAGGCGCCGTCGCCCATCAGcagccggccgccggcgccggcgcagcAGTACGACGAGCTCGGCGCGTccagcgccggcgccgggggctTCGACGCCGAGGGCCTggcggccgctgccgccggcgaggagggtGCCAGCGGGGGCTCCGCGGGCAACCGGTGGCCGCGGCAGGAGACGCTGGAGCTGCTCAAGATCCGGTCGGAGATGGACGCCGCCTTCCGGGACGCCACCCTCAAGGGCCCCCTCTGGGAGCAGGTCTCCAG GAAGCTGGCCGAGAAGGGGTACACCCGGAGCGCCAAGAAGTGCAAGGAGAAGTTTGAGAACGTGCACAAGTACTACAAACGCACCAAGGAGAGCCGCGCCGGCCGGAACGACGGCAAGACGTACCGGTTCTTCTCGCAGCTGGAGGCGCTGCACGGCACCGCCGGGGCGGGAGGTCCGGCGCCGGTGGCGTCGCTCGTGCCCCCGGCGACCTCCGTCGGGGTGTCCGGGGCGGCGGGGCCATCGGCCGTGCGCGTgcctgccgagccgccgcctgccgtggcggccggcgccggGATGCCGACGATGGCGTTCGGCAACCAGATGAGCTTCTCGACGTCCAACACGGAGGAGTATTCCGACGAGGAGGACTCGGACGACGAGGGCACCCAGGagctgggcggcggcgcggacgagcgcgggaagaggaagagggtctcggagggcggcggcgcggccagcggcggccgGAGCGGCAAGATGATGCGGTTCTTCGAGGGGCTGATGAAGCAGGTGATGGAGCGGCAGGAGGCGATGCAGCAGCGATTCTTGGAGGCCATCGAGAAGCGCGAGCAGGACCGCATGATCCGCGAGGAGGCGTGGCGGCGGCAGGAGATGACGCGCCTCGCGCGCGAGCAGGAGATCCTCGCGCAGGAGCGCGCCATGGCCGCCTCCCGCGACGCCGCCGTGCTCTCCTTCATCCAGAAGATCACCGGGCAGACCATCCCGATGCCGTCCATCGCCGCGCCCACCATCAAcgccatgccgccgccgccgcatccgaagccgccgccgccccagccGCACCCCACGGCCATCGCCTCCGTCTCGCCAgcagccccgccgccggcgcagcaGCCACCAGCCTCGCAGCCTCCGCCCGCGCAACAACCGCAGCAGCAGAGGTCGCCAATTCCGGCGACGCCGCAGCAAAGCACGGACATTGTCATGACGCCGGCCGAGACGCCGCACGCCGACACCCCCGGGTACGACGGGTCCGGCGGCGGCCCGACGTCCTCCCGGTGGCCCAAGGCGGAGGTGCACGCGCTGATCCAGCTGCGGAGCAACCTCGACACGCGGTACCAGGAGGCCGGGCCCAAGGGGCCCCTCTGGGAGGAGATCTCCGCCGGGATGCGGCGGATGGGCTACAACCGGAACGCGAAGCGGTGCAAGGAGAAGTGGGAGAACATCAACAAGTACTTCAAGAAGGTGAAGGAGAGCAACAAGAAGCGGCCCGAGGACTCCAAGACGTGCCCCTACTTCCACCAGCTCGACGCGCTCTACCGCAACAAGGCGGCGCTGAGCTCCTCCGGCGCCGGGGGCGGAGGACCCGCCGTGCACGCCAGCGCACCGTCGACACAACCGCAGGAGACGGTCACGGTCACGGCCGCGGCGCCCATCTCACagactccgccgccgccgccgccgccgacactGCCTTCCCAGTCGTCCCAGCACGCGGCCAAGAACGGCGGCAGCAGCAACGCCGCTGGCAGCGGCaacggcaacggcggcggcgtgtcCAACCGCGGCGCCAGCGGAGGCGGCTCCGGGGGAACGCAAGCGCAGGCGAGCAACGGCAGCGTCGCGGCCAGCAGGTTCTTCGGcgaaggcggcgccggcgccggcggctcgGCCTCGGCGGCGAAAAAG CCAGAGGACATCATGAAGGAGATGATGGAGCAGaggcagccgcagccgcaggcGGCGGTCAGCGGCTACAACAGAATCGACGGCGCGGACAGCGACAACAtggacgaggacgaggacgactacgacgacgacgatgacgacgacgacgtcgaCGGCAACAAAATGCAGTTCGAGATCCAGTTCCAGCGGCAgcaccagccgccgccgcagcaccaGCACCAGAACGTCGTCAGGCCGaactccggcgccggcgccagcaACCCGCCCGGCACCAACGCTCCCAGCACGGCTGCGGCCGCGACAACAACAGCCGGATCTTTCCTGGGCATGGTCCAGTGA
- the LOC112875023 gene encoding trihelix transcription factor GTL1-like isoform X2 yields MQQQHGGGGGGGGGGGGGGGGGPAQQFGAQQVEMPPPFSPAGGAGQRISLAEAPSPISSRPPAPAQQYDELGASSAGAGGFDAEGLAAAAAGEEGASGGSAGNRWPRQETLELLKIRSEMDAAFRDATLKGPLWEQVSRKLAEKGYTRSAKKCKEKFENVHKYYKRTKESRAGRNDGKTYRFFSQLEALHGTAGAGGPAPVASLVPPATSVGVSGAAGPSAVRVPAEPPPAVAAGAGMPTMAFGNQMSFSTSNTEEYSDEEDSDDEGTQELGGGADERGKRKRVSEGGGAASGGRSGKMMRFFEGLMKQVMERQEAMQQRFLEAIEKREQDRMIREEAWRRQEMTRLAREQEILAQERAMAASRDAAVLSFIQKITGQTIPMPSIAAPTINAMPPPPHPKPPPPQPHPTAIASVSPAAPPPAQQPPASQPPPAQQPQQQRSPIPATPQQSTDIVMTPAETPHADTPGYDGSGGGPTSSRWPKAEVHALIQLRSNLDTRYQEAGPKGPLWEEISAGMRRMGYNRNAKRCKEKWENINKYFKKVKESNKKRPEDSKTCPYFHQLDALYRNKAALSSSGAGGGGPAVHASAPSTQPQETVTVTAAAPISQTPPPPPPPTLPSQSSQHAAKNGGSSNAAGSGNGNGGGVSNRGASGGGSGGTQAQASNGSVAASRFFGEGGAGAGGSASAAKKRTS; encoded by the exons ATGCAACAGCAGCacgggggagggggagggggaggaggaggaggaggaggaggcggcggcggaggtccggcacAGCAGTTCGGCGCACAGCAGGTGGAGATGCCTCCGCCATTCTCGCcagccggcggcgccgggcagCGGATCTCGCTGGCCGAGGCGCCGTCGCCCATCAGcagccggccgccggcgccggcgcagcAGTACGACGAGCTCGGCGCGTccagcgccggcgccgggggctTCGACGCCGAGGGCCTggcggccgctgccgccggcgaggagggtGCCAGCGGGGGCTCCGCGGGCAACCGGTGGCCGCGGCAGGAGACGCTGGAGCTGCTCAAGATCCGGTCGGAGATGGACGCCGCCTTCCGGGACGCCACCCTCAAGGGCCCCCTCTGGGAGCAGGTCTCCAG GAAGCTGGCCGAGAAGGGGTACACCCGGAGCGCCAAGAAGTGCAAGGAGAAGTTTGAGAACGTGCACAAGTACTACAAACGCACCAAGGAGAGCCGCGCCGGCCGGAACGACGGCAAGACGTACCGGTTCTTCTCGCAGCTGGAGGCGCTGCACGGCACCGCCGGGGCGGGAGGTCCGGCGCCGGTGGCGTCGCTCGTGCCCCCGGCGACCTCCGTCGGGGTGTCCGGGGCGGCGGGGCCATCGGCCGTGCGCGTgcctgccgagccgccgcctgccgtggcggccggcgccggGATGCCGACGATGGCGTTCGGCAACCAGATGAGCTTCTCGACGTCCAACACGGAGGAGTATTCCGACGAGGAGGACTCGGACGACGAGGGCACCCAGGagctgggcggcggcgcggacgagcgcgggaagaggaagagggtctcggagggcggcggcgcggccagcggcggccgGAGCGGCAAGATGATGCGGTTCTTCGAGGGGCTGATGAAGCAGGTGATGGAGCGGCAGGAGGCGATGCAGCAGCGATTCTTGGAGGCCATCGAGAAGCGCGAGCAGGACCGCATGATCCGCGAGGAGGCGTGGCGGCGGCAGGAGATGACGCGCCTCGCGCGCGAGCAGGAGATCCTCGCGCAGGAGCGCGCCATGGCCGCCTCCCGCGACGCCGCCGTGCTCTCCTTCATCCAGAAGATCACCGGGCAGACCATCCCGATGCCGTCCATCGCCGCGCCCACCATCAAcgccatgccgccgccgccgcatccgaagccgccgccgccccagccGCACCCCACGGCCATCGCCTCCGTCTCGCCAgcagccccgccgccggcgcagcaGCCACCAGCCTCGCAGCCTCCGCCCGCGCAACAACCGCAGCAGCAGAGGTCGCCAATTCCGGCGACGCCGCAGCAAAGCACGGACATTGTCATGACGCCGGCCGAGACGCCGCACGCCGACACCCCCGGGTACGACGGGTCCGGCGGCGGCCCGACGTCCTCCCGGTGGCCCAAGGCGGAGGTGCACGCGCTGATCCAGCTGCGGAGCAACCTCGACACGCGGTACCAGGAGGCCGGGCCCAAGGGGCCCCTCTGGGAGGAGATCTCCGCCGGGATGCGGCGGATGGGCTACAACCGGAACGCGAAGCGGTGCAAGGAGAAGTGGGAGAACATCAACAAGTACTTCAAGAAGGTGAAGGAGAGCAACAAGAAGCGGCCCGAGGACTCCAAGACGTGCCCCTACTTCCACCAGCTCGACGCGCTCTACCGCAACAAGGCGGCGCTGAGCTCCTCCGGCGCCGGGGGCGGAGGACCCGCCGTGCACGCCAGCGCACCGTCGACACAACCGCAGGAGACGGTCACGGTCACGGCCGCGGCGCCCATCTCACagactccgccgccgccgccgccgccgacactGCCTTCCCAGTCGTCCCAGCACGCGGCCAAGAACGGCGGCAGCAGCAACGCCGCTGGCAGCGGCaacggcaacggcggcggcgtgtcCAACCGCGGCGCCAGCGGAGGCGGCTCCGGGGGAACGCAAGCGCAGGCGAGCAACGGCAGCGTCGCGGCCAGCAGGTTCTTCGGcgaaggcggcgccggcgccggcggctcgGCCTCGGCGGCGAAAAAG AGGACATCATGA